Proteins from a single region of Sporosarcina sp. P33:
- a CDS encoding DUF3889 domain-containing protein — translation MALGVFMAGGSAYIDVPVAAASAVETPAYAKWSRLAVKQTMHKYPLAEVTDYLHIATNTHGVTGVEKFRLWLREDDREFAVLVTVTYSAETGKFIKIDFQELPAE, via the coding sequence ATGGCGCTTGGGGTTTTTATGGCAGGCGGGTCGGCATATATCGATGTACCTGTTGCGGCAGCCAGTGCCGTCGAGACGCCCGCATATGCGAAATGGTCACGACTGGCAGTCAAGCAAACGATGCATAAGTATCCTCTGGCAGAGGTCACGGACTATCTGCACATAGCAACCAATACACACGGAGTAACGGGTGTCGAGAAATTTCGGCTATGGTTAAGAGAAGATGATCGCGAGTTTGCAGTGCTGGTGACAGTCACCTATTCAGCTGAAACAGGGAAATTCATCAAAATTGATTTTCAAGAACTGCCTGCCGAATAA
- a CDS encoding HicA family toxin-antitoxin system: MVDDFEVEKVFEDRHYERNQFKLIIDGRKYKGDYHEGEIQWLHPHPKQDVGEEEVNAIEAKVLELLSEHGIRDEAEDIEIERSISRNQTRPLQVFKLKVQGEEFKGTFINGEIEWFHPKPRRKLKDERVQKIEEDVQKKLKEHLE, translated from the coding sequence GTGGTAGACGACTTTGAAGTGGAAAAAGTTTTTGAAGACAGGCATTATGAGCGAAATCAGTTTAAGCTTATTATAGACGGCCGGAAGTATAAAGGTGACTATCATGAAGGTGAAATCCAGTGGCTTCATCCGCATCCTAAGCAAGATGTCGGCGAAGAAGAAGTAAACGCCATAGAAGCTAAAGTTTTGGAACTGTTATCCGAGCACGGGATCAGAGATGAAGCAGAAGACATTGAGATTGAACGCTCCATCAGCAGAAATCAAACTCGGCCGCTTCAAGTGTTTAAATTAAAGGTGCAGGGCGAGGAGTTTAAAGGAACTTTTATTAATGGAGAAATCGAATGGTTTCATCCTAAGCCAAGACGCAAACTAAAAGATGAACGTGTACAAAAGATAGAAGAAGACGTGCAGAAAAAGCTGAAAGAACATCTGGAATAG
- the tenA gene encoding thiaminase II, translating into MKFTERLLEKTLPIWRQNHSHPFVQEIGNGTLDQEKFRFYMVQDYLYLIDYAKVFAVGTMKAADVEMMGKFAALLNGTLTTEMDLHRKYAAQFGITEEELENAKPSPIVLAYTHYMLHVSQNGSLAEVVAALLPCAWSYREIGKELAELPGALEHPLYGDWVRMYSSEEFGELADWCLDLMNETAAGKPEEELARLEEIFLNTTRYEYMFWDMAYTKQMWPGVQEEQTVTK; encoded by the coding sequence ATGAAGTTTACTGAGCGATTGTTAGAGAAAACATTGCCAATCTGGAGACAGAATCATAGCCATCCATTTGTTCAAGAGATTGGAAACGGCACACTGGATCAGGAGAAGTTCCGCTTCTATATGGTGCAGGATTATTTATATTTAATCGATTATGCAAAAGTATTTGCGGTAGGCACAATGAAGGCCGCAGATGTGGAAATGATGGGGAAATTTGCTGCGCTGCTTAATGGTACGCTAACTACCGAAATGGATCTTCATCGAAAATATGCAGCCCAATTTGGTATTACGGAAGAAGAGCTGGAAAATGCCAAGCCTTCGCCCATTGTTCTTGCATACACTCACTATATGCTGCACGTCAGTCAAAATGGATCTTTGGCTGAAGTAGTGGCCGCATTATTGCCGTGTGCGTGGAGCTATCGAGAAATCGGCAAAGAGCTCGCTGAATTGCCGGGGGCTTTAGAACACCCGCTGTACGGTGACTGGGTACGCATGTATTCGTCAGAGGAATTCGGCGAGCTTGCGGACTGGTGCCTCGACCTGATGAATGAAACAGCGGCGGGCAAACCGGAGGAAGAATTAGCAAGGCTGGAAGAAATCTTCCTTAATACAACGCGTTATGAGTATATGTTTTGGGACATGGCGTATACGAAGCAGATGTGGCCTGGTGTGCAGGAAGAACAAACCGTTACCAAGTAA
- a CDS encoding ABC transporter permease produces the protein MSSQIMNSRLRTITVISSASIFLLVIIGTGFFLHTDNSGINLEMKNEAPSLAHLFGTDWLGRDMLLRTIKGLSLSFSVGVIAALSSTLIALMLSLLSYWNNITDSIVTWLTDLFLSVPHMITLLLISFAFGGGFKGVIIGLALTHWPSLTRLLRAEVLQIKQAEYVSVSRQLGKSRVWAARHHILPHLLPQLMIGFILMFPHAILHEAAITFLGFGLSTETPAIGNILSEAMRYLSMGYWWLAFFPGLALLAVVGVFDLLGRSVRKLINPIH, from the coding sequence ATGAGTAGCCAGATCATGAATAGCAGGCTGCGAACGATCACAGTAATTAGCAGCGCCTCGATTTTCCTTTTAGTCATCATTGGAACAGGATTTTTTCTACATACGGATAATTCAGGCATCAATTTGGAAATGAAAAACGAAGCACCTTCTCTTGCGCATTTATTCGGTACAGATTGGCTTGGCAGGGATATGTTGCTGCGAACAATAAAAGGATTGTCATTAAGCTTTAGCGTGGGCGTAATTGCTGCTTTATCAAGCACATTGATTGCGCTGATGCTGAGCCTGCTTTCTTATTGGAATAACATAACGGATTCGATTGTCACTTGGTTAACCGACCTCTTTTTAAGTGTGCCGCATATGATTACGTTATTGTTAATTTCATTTGCGTTTGGCGGCGGATTTAAAGGGGTCATCATTGGTCTTGCGCTGACGCATTGGCCGAGCCTCACCCGCTTGCTTAGGGCGGAAGTGCTGCAAATAAAACAGGCGGAATATGTAAGTGTCTCCCGCCAACTGGGAAAATCGCGTGTATGGGCTGCCCGCCACCATATTCTTCCCCACTTGCTTCCCCAGCTCATGATCGGCTTTATTTTGATGTTCCCGCATGCCATTTTGCATGAAGCGGCTATTACGTTTCTGGGATTTGGTTTATCAACGGAAACGCCTGCAATAGGGAACATTTTATCAGAAGCGATGCGTTATTTGTCGATGGGATACTGGTGGCTTGCATTCTTCCCGGGACTGGCACTGCTTGCCGTCGTCGGTGTTTTTGATTTGCTTGGGCGGAGCGTGCGGAAACTGATTAATCCGATTCATTGA
- a CDS encoding ABC transporter permease codes for MRLKKIALFFIRKAVKLATLLIAVSILSFTLVSLSPIDPVQSYIGADMTRVSAEQYENIAEYWGINEPKIQQFMHWGKAVLQGELGVSLLYRSEVADVISERFQASLALMVVAWTLSGAGGFLLGVIAGMKEGTWIDRLIKGYSFSLASTPAFWIGILLLMFFSVSLGWFPVGLGSPAGVLSADVSLVERARHLFLPALMLSITGVANVALHTRQKLIEVLNSEYIRFAKAKGERGFTLLWRHGLRNISLPAISLHFASFGELFGGAILAEQVFSYPGLGQAVVQAGLGSDVPLLLGIVLFSTLFVFTGNLLADLLYQVIDPRMRRRGA; via the coding sequence ATGCGGTTGAAAAAAATAGCTTTATTTTTTATCAGGAAAGCCGTGAAGCTGGCAACTTTGCTTATTGCCGTAAGCATTCTCTCCTTTACACTCGTAAGCCTTTCGCCGATCGACCCGGTTCAGTCGTATATTGGGGCAGATATGACCCGGGTCAGCGCGGAACAATATGAAAATATTGCGGAGTATTGGGGAATAAATGAGCCGAAAATCCAACAATTCATGCATTGGGGAAAAGCCGTTTTGCAAGGGGAGTTAGGTGTGTCCCTATTGTACAGGAGCGAAGTGGCGGATGTAATCAGTGAGCGTTTTCAGGCTTCATTGGCCTTGATGGTTGTCGCTTGGACACTATCGGGTGCCGGTGGTTTTTTGCTGGGTGTTATTGCCGGGATGAAGGAAGGCACATGGATTGACCGTCTGATCAAAGGCTATTCTTTCAGTCTCGCCTCGACACCGGCATTTTGGATCGGCATTTTACTGCTTATGTTTTTCTCAGTCAGTCTTGGCTGGTTTCCGGTTGGCCTTGGCTCTCCGGCTGGTGTTCTGTCGGCAGACGTTTCATTGGTTGAACGTGCGCGGCATCTGTTTTTACCCGCATTGATGCTGAGCATCACGGGAGTGGCCAATGTTGCCCTGCATACGCGCCAGAAACTTATTGAAGTGCTCAACAGCGAGTATATTCGGTTCGCAAAGGCCAAAGGTGAGCGCGGCTTCACATTATTGTGGCGTCATGGATTGAGAAATATTTCACTTCCGGCAATATCTTTACATTTCGCTTCGTTTGGAGAATTATTTGGCGGAGCAATATTGGCGGAACAAGTATTTTCTTATCCCGGACTTGGCCAAGCAGTTGTACAGGCGGGACTTGGCAGCGATGTCCCTTTGCTGCTGGGTATTGTTTTATTTAGTACGCTATTTGTATTTACGGGGAATTTGCTGGCGGATTTGTTATATCAAGTGATTGATCCCCGGATGAGAAGGAGGGGCGCATGA
- a CDS encoding ABC transporter ATP-binding protein, translated as MTSIQPVHQKAYIPLLEVKDFNLTFRRLGKGLRETKIEAIRNVNLTIHQGEIVAIVGASGSGKSLLANAILGILPKNAVVEGEMIYKGQALTKKRQEELRGKEISLIPQSVNALDPLMKTGKQVQDAVKGKEKREIQRAIFKEVCLSETAGGLYPFELSGGMARRVLAATAMISGAELIVADEPTPGLDPKALQETVAQLKQLADGGKSMVFITHDIEVALQIADKIAVFREGRTVEIADVTDFSGKGEKLKHPYTRALWNALPQNEFTSSFSEEKNKVPNFVPTSQNEIVQTQMLEIQNIGYHYTYGAWLFKDANLTIKPGEVVGLFGYSGSGKSTLAQIISGYKKPLHGQVLLGGKPIPPASVNPVQLVWQHPEQAINPRWRMDKMFKEAEGLDSGLLEVLGIKEEWLHRWPFELSGGELQRFCLARALASKNIRYLIADEMTTMLDAVTQAQIWHSVLMWAKAKKIGLLVVSHDHHLLNQIADRVINFSDLHQNID; from the coding sequence ATGACTTCAATTCAACCAGTCCATCAAAAAGCGTATATCCCCTTGCTGGAAGTGAAAGACTTTAACTTAACCTTTCGGCGATTAGGGAAAGGGTTACGTGAAACAAAGATAGAAGCGATCCGCAATGTAAATTTAACGATTCATCAAGGAGAAATCGTTGCCATCGTAGGCGCGAGCGGATCGGGGAAAAGCCTGCTGGCGAATGCGATTCTAGGTATTCTTCCGAAAAATGCAGTGGTCGAAGGTGAAATGATTTACAAAGGTCAGGCATTGACAAAGAAGAGGCAAGAGGAATTACGCGGCAAAGAAATTTCGCTTATTCCGCAATCGGTGAATGCCTTGGATCCTTTAATGAAGACAGGCAAACAAGTTCAAGACGCAGTGAAAGGGAAAGAAAAGCGAGAAATTCAGCGCGCTATATTTAAAGAAGTGTGTCTGTCCGAAACAGCTGGCGGTTTGTACCCATTTGAACTCTCCGGCGGCATGGCGAGAAGAGTTCTTGCCGCGACGGCAATGATCAGCGGTGCGGAACTGATCGTCGCAGATGAACCGACGCCTGGTCTGGACCCGAAGGCATTGCAGGAAACGGTCGCTCAGTTAAAACAATTGGCTGACGGCGGAAAAAGTATGGTATTCATTACACATGATATTGAAGTGGCGTTACAAATTGCCGACAAAATTGCTGTTTTTCGTGAAGGACGAACAGTAGAAATTGCTGATGTCACGGATTTTTCCGGTAAAGGAGAAAAACTTAAGCATCCATATACGAGAGCACTATGGAATGCATTACCGCAAAATGAGTTTACGTCTTCTTTTTCTGAAGAAAAAAACAAAGTGCCGAATTTCGTTCCAACCAGTCAAAATGAAATCGTGCAAACTCAAATGCTTGAAATACAGAATATAGGGTATCATTATACGTATGGGGCATGGCTCTTTAAGGACGCAAACCTGACGATCAAGCCAGGAGAAGTAGTAGGTCTTTTCGGTTATAGCGGATCCGGCAAGTCAACGCTGGCACAAATTATCAGCGGCTATAAGAAGCCGCTGCATGGCCAAGTGCTGCTTGGCGGAAAGCCGATCCCGCCGGCATCTGTCAATCCCGTTCAACTGGTTTGGCAGCATCCAGAACAAGCGATTAATCCGCGTTGGCGTATGGACAAGATGTTCAAAGAGGCGGAAGGGCTGGACAGCGGGCTTCTGGAGGTGCTTGGCATTAAAGAAGAATGGTTACACCGCTGGCCGTTTGAACTTTCAGGCGGGGAATTACAGCGTTTTTGTCTGGCCCGCGCACTTGCGAGTAAAAATATCCGCTATTTAATTGCTGATGAAATGACAACAATGCTGGATGCTGTTACACAGGCGCAAATTTGGCACTCCGTTTTAATGTGGGCAAAAGCGAAAAAAATCGGATTGCTCGTAGTCAGCCATGATCATCATCTGCTTAATCAAATTGCCGATCGGGTCATCAATTTTTCCGATTTACATCAGAACATCGATTGA